A genomic segment from Idiomarina piscisalsi encodes:
- a CDS encoding CPXCG motif-containing cysteine-rich protein has protein sequence MSLTHETTFGCPYCMAPNSLEVDPINDLGQHQIVDCQVCCQPIELWIQETGNGEFEIQAQTDDE, from the coding sequence ATGTCGTTAACACATGAAACTACTTTTGGTTGTCCATACTGCATGGCACCGAACTCTTTAGAGGTTGATCCGATTAATGATCTTGGGCAACACCAAATTGTTGATTGCCAAGTCTGTTGTCAGCCGATTGAATTATGGATTCAGGAAACAGGCAATGGTGAGTTTGAAATTCAGGCGCAGACCGATGATGAATAA
- a CDS encoding replication-associated recombination protein A, translated as MRPQTIEEYVGQQHLLAPGKPLRVAVEQGHLHSMILWGPPGTGKTTLAELIATTANATVSRISAVTSGVKDIRKAIEEAKQVAQQQGRRTILFVDEVHRFNKSQQDAFLPHIEDGTIVFVGATTENPGFELNNALLSRARVYRLQGLSKADLELALKRALEDTERGLGQRGLRLEGEARAKLLDLAGGDARRLLNYLEVVADFVESSSQPITPELITAAIGEKATAFDHQGDHYYDILSAFHKSVRGSSPDGALYWYARLLTGGGDALVIARRLLAIASEDIGNADPRALQLALNAWDTYHRVGPAEGERAIAQAVIYCACAAKSNAVYNAFKSAMRTAKEHSDAPVPEHLRNAPTKVHKEQGYGADYQYAHNYPNAYVPGERYLPSELAEMTFYQPEPRGLEIKLQEKLRWLQDMDAKSDWKREPDE; from the coding sequence ATGCGTCCGCAAACCATTGAAGAGTATGTCGGGCAACAGCATTTATTAGCACCGGGGAAGCCGCTGCGAGTTGCGGTTGAACAAGGTCATTTGCACTCAATGATTCTCTGGGGGCCTCCGGGGACCGGTAAAACCACCTTAGCTGAGCTCATTGCTACCACCGCCAATGCCACTGTTAGTCGCATAAGTGCGGTTACTTCCGGTGTAAAAGATATAAGAAAAGCCATTGAGGAAGCAAAGCAGGTTGCCCAACAGCAGGGGCGCCGAACGATTTTGTTTGTCGACGAGGTGCACCGTTTTAATAAAAGCCAGCAGGACGCATTTTTACCACATATTGAAGACGGCACCATTGTGTTTGTTGGTGCGACGACAGAAAACCCCGGCTTTGAATTAAACAATGCGTTGTTATCACGTGCACGGGTGTATCGCTTGCAGGGGCTTTCAAAAGCAGACCTTGAGCTGGCCTTAAAACGAGCGCTGGAAGATACAGAGCGAGGCCTGGGTCAGCGTGGATTAAGGTTAGAAGGTGAAGCTCGGGCAAAGCTGTTGGACTTAGCGGGTGGTGACGCTCGCCGGTTGCTGAATTACCTTGAAGTAGTGGCCGACTTTGTTGAAAGTAGCAGTCAGCCTATTACGCCTGAGTTAATTACCGCCGCTATTGGCGAAAAGGCCACCGCATTCGATCATCAAGGTGACCATTATTACGATATTCTATCGGCGTTTCATAAATCGGTACGAGGCTCTTCTCCCGATGGCGCTTTATATTGGTACGCTCGGTTATTAACGGGTGGTGGTGATGCTCTGGTGATTGCGCGCAGGCTACTGGCCATAGCCTCTGAAGATATTGGTAATGCCGACCCAAGAGCCTTGCAGTTAGCGTTAAATGCCTGGGATACGTATCACAGAGTAGGCCCGGCAGAAGGCGAAAGAGCCATAGCTCAGGCCGTTATTTATTGTGCTTGTGCTGCTAAAAGTAACGCGGTGTACAATGCCTTTAAAAGCGCGATGCGGACAGCAAAAGAACACAGCGACGCTCCGGTACCTGAGCATTTACGCAATGCACCCACTAAAGTGCATAAAGAGCAAGGCTACGGGGCTGACTATCAATATGCGCACAACTACCCGAATGCGTATGTACCCGGTGAGCGTTATTTACCGTCAGAACTCGCGGAAATGACGTTTTATCAACCCGAACCTCGAGGCTTAGAAATTAAGTTGCAGGAAAAATTGCGCTGGCTGCAGGATATGGACGCTAAGTCAGACTGGAAAAGAGAACCCGATGAATAA
- the tusD gene encoding sulfurtransferase complex subunit TusD encodes MAKFTLIVQSSASNQKRSLDALTFAKSALKKGHEIACLFFYRQAVDHAIAQTSAENEALIQQWSDFKNQSGIPLVVCHTVAERMGIDKFHPSFEATGLTALSKAIATSDRTLQF; translated from the coding sequence GTGGCTAAATTCACTCTTATTGTTCAAAGCTCGGCATCGAATCAGAAGCGTTCATTGGATGCTCTGACCTTTGCAAAAAGCGCCCTTAAGAAAGGACATGAAATAGCGTGCCTATTCTTCTATCGCCAAGCGGTTGATCACGCTATTGCGCAAACATCCGCAGAAAATGAGGCGTTGATTCAGCAATGGAGTGATTTTAAAAACCAGTCAGGCATTCCCTTGGTCGTTTGCCATACCGTGGCTGAGCGTATGGGTATCGATAAGTTTCATCCTAGCTTTGAAGCGACAGGACTCACCGCCCTATCCAAAGCCATAGCCACTAGTGACCGGACGTTACAATTTTAG
- the serS gene encoding serine--tRNA ligase, with the protein MLDAKYFREELDNTAKALAKRGFDLDVAKLSKLEEQRKEVQVRTEQLQAERNSRSKAIGKAKAAGEDIQPLLDAVSDLGDQLDSAKEELKAIQQELNDIIMGVPNLPADEVPQGEDESKNQEVLTWGEPKSFDFEVKDHVDLGEALAKGMDFEAAAKLTGARFVVMRGGIARLHRALTQFMLDLHTQEHGYLETYVPYMVNQDSLLGTGQLPKFGKDLFHIEGESQDQIPMSLIPTAEVPLTNLYRDEIADEDELPLKFTAHTPCFRSEAGSHGRDTRGLIRQHQFDKVELVWLVKPEESMDALEQLTGHAETVLQKLELPYRKVLLCTGDMGFGAAKTYDLEVWLPAQQAYREISSCSNMQDFQARRMQARFRRKGAKKPELMHTLNGSGLAVGRALVAVLENYQQEDGSIVVPEVLRTYMGGIDVIKS; encoded by the coding sequence ATGCTAGACGCTAAATACTTCCGTGAGGAATTAGACAATACCGCAAAAGCACTTGCTAAAAGAGGCTTCGACTTAGACGTTGCTAAACTCAGCAAGCTTGAAGAGCAACGTAAAGAGGTACAGGTACGTACTGAACAACTTCAGGCTGAACGTAACAGTCGCTCCAAAGCGATTGGTAAAGCGAAAGCAGCGGGTGAAGATATACAGCCGTTACTCGATGCGGTGAGCGATTTAGGTGACCAGCTGGATAGCGCGAAAGAAGAACTTAAAGCCATTCAGCAGGAACTTAACGACATTATTATGGGTGTCCCTAATCTTCCGGCAGACGAAGTGCCGCAAGGTGAAGACGAAAGTAAAAACCAAGAAGTACTGACCTGGGGCGAACCTAAGTCGTTCGACTTTGAAGTAAAAGATCACGTTGATCTTGGCGAAGCGTTAGCCAAAGGGATGGACTTTGAAGCTGCAGCGAAATTAACCGGTGCGCGCTTTGTTGTTATGCGAGGTGGCATTGCTCGTCTGCATCGTGCACTGACTCAGTTCATGTTGGATTTGCACACACAAGAGCACGGTTATCTAGAAACCTACGTGCCTTATATGGTGAATCAGGATTCTTTGCTGGGAACAGGGCAGTTACCGAAATTTGGTAAAGACTTATTCCACATTGAGGGTGAATCGCAAGACCAAATTCCAATGTCACTGATTCCAACGGCCGAAGTCCCGTTAACGAATTTGTATCGTGACGAGATAGCTGATGAAGACGAATTACCGCTTAAGTTCACGGCGCATACGCCTTGTTTCCGCAGCGAAGCGGGTTCTCATGGTCGAGATACCCGTGGCCTTATCCGTCAGCATCAGTTTGATAAAGTCGAGTTGGTTTGGTTAGTAAAACCGGAAGAGTCAATGGATGCATTAGAGCAGTTGACCGGGCATGCTGAAACGGTTCTGCAGAAACTGGAATTACCGTACCGTAAAGTTTTACTGTGTACGGGTGATATGGGCTTTGGCGCCGCTAAAACTTACGACTTAGAAGTATGGCTACCAGCCCAACAGGCGTACCGTGAAATCAGCTCTTGCTCAAATATGCAGGACTTTCAGGCACGTCGTATGCAGGCTCGTTTCCGTCGTAAGGGCGCGAAAAAACCGGAGCTTATGCACACATTGAACGGCTCAGGTTTAGCAGTAGGCCGTGCATTAGTTGCTGTGCTGGAAAATTATCAGCAGGAAGATGGTTCAATAGTCGTTCCTGAAGTACTGCGCACTTACATGGGTGGTATTGACGTTATTAAGAGCTAA
- a CDS encoding Bax inhibitor-1/YccA family protein — MNNRSQVYVGQNESALAVNKVLRNTYTLLAMTLAFSAVVAAISSAMNWPHPGLILTLVGYFGLLFGVYKTKDSAMGLVFTFALTGFLGYTLGPIINMALSMPGGGEMVATALGGTALTFFATSAYVLTTKKDMSKLGGLVTAGIIMVIVAAIANLFFQMPALHLALSAIMIPLMAMLIMWQTSDIINGGERNYILATVTLYVSIYNLFVNLLTLLMAFGGDE; from the coding sequence ATGAACAATCGCAGTCAGGTATATGTCGGTCAGAATGAATCGGCTCTGGCCGTCAATAAGGTACTACGTAACACTTACACGTTATTAGCAATGACATTAGCCTTTAGTGCTGTTGTTGCCGCTATTAGCAGTGCAATGAACTGGCCACACCCAGGGTTGATTTTAACTCTGGTTGGTTATTTTGGTCTGCTGTTTGGTGTTTATAAAACCAAAGACAGCGCTATGGGCTTGGTTTTCACCTTCGCTCTGACAGGCTTCCTGGGATACACCTTAGGTCCAATTATTAATATGGCTCTATCAATGCCAGGCGGCGGCGAAATGGTTGCTACGGCCCTAGGCGGTACCGCACTTACTTTCTTTGCGACCTCAGCTTATGTTCTGACGACGAAGAAAGACATGTCAAAACTGGGCGGTTTAGTCACAGCTGGTATTATCATGGTTATCGTTGCGGCTATCGCTAACCTGTTCTTCCAAATGCCAGCACTGCACTTAGCATTGTCAGCCATCATGATTCCGCTAATGGCTATGCTGATTATGTGGCAAACCAGCGACATTATTAACGGTGGCGAACGCAACTACATACTGGCGACCGTTACCTTGTATGTGTCTATTTATAACTTATTCGTCAATTTGCTAACATTACTGATGGCATTTGGCGGCGACGAGTAA
- a CDS encoding DNA translocase FtsK, with translation MTGVQRVLEAGLLISGALAIFIFLSLVSFNPADPSWSQTGYEGSIHNAGGAVGAWVSDVLLFAFGFVAYLIPFGFAGLGYLLFRKTYHLLEMDYLAVSLRMIGALLALIGASALSSINFDDIYYFSAGGVIGDVIAASLLPYLNFVGSTLLLLTFFFTGITLVTGISWLHVADKLGEWAIVGVLWLVDRIKQTWQKRDNNDDESESEENTTEALTDNEDNETKSLTSDLFGADKQEPVLSLPSISAVDEEEPVEEEKAPRFSKEAAERKRQSKAVKQDDKSDEPEVAESDVDPEVLPPLPSIELLDRPNKKENPITQDELDQVSRTVETVLKDFGVDVRVAHVQPGPVITRFELDLAPGVKVSKISNLAKDIARTLSAVAVRVVEVIPGKSYVGLELPNKHREIVQLSEVINSDQFGNSQSPLTMILGKDIAGKSVVVDLAKMPHLLVAGTTGSGKSVGVNVMILSLLYKSTPEDVRLIMIDPKMLELSVYEGIPHLLTEVVTDMKDAANALRWCVGEMERRYKLMSALGVRNLKGYNAKVKAAEEAGEPLRDPIWKPGDSMDELPPVLEKLPNIVVVIDEFADMMMIVGKKVEELIARIAQKARAAGIHLILATQRPSVDVITGLIKANIPTRIAFQVSSKVDSRTILDQPGADQLLGQGDMLYLPPGSGSPIRVHGAFVDDHEVHAVVKDWKKRGRPNYLEEILSGDQGEEALLPGEQQEMDDAESDPLYDEAVAFVTETQRVSVSSVQRKFRIGYNRAARIVEQMEMSGVVSSAGNNGQRDVLAPKPPRD, from the coding sequence ATGACAGGTGTACAGAGAGTTCTAGAAGCCGGACTGCTTATTAGCGGTGCTTTAGCTATTTTTATTTTCTTGTCCTTAGTTAGCTTTAACCCGGCCGACCCTAGTTGGTCGCAAACAGGCTATGAGGGCAGTATTCATAATGCCGGTGGTGCGGTTGGTGCCTGGGTGTCTGATGTCCTGTTGTTTGCATTTGGTTTTGTTGCATACCTTATTCCCTTTGGCTTTGCGGGCTTAGGTTATTTGTTGTTCCGCAAAACCTACCATTTACTGGAAATGGATTATTTGGCGGTCAGCCTTCGGATGATAGGTGCGTTATTAGCGCTTATTGGCGCTTCTGCGCTTTCTTCCATTAACTTTGATGATATTTATTATTTTTCTGCCGGTGGCGTTATCGGCGATGTCATCGCTGCGTCTCTGCTGCCATATCTGAATTTTGTGGGCAGTACTTTATTGTTACTGACGTTCTTCTTTACCGGTATTACGTTGGTTACCGGCATTAGTTGGTTACACGTAGCGGATAAACTGGGCGAATGGGCCATTGTCGGCGTTTTGTGGTTGGTCGACAGAATTAAACAGACCTGGCAAAAGCGCGACAATAACGATGATGAGAGTGAGTCAGAAGAGAACACCACGGAGGCTTTAACTGATAACGAAGACAACGAGACAAAATCGCTCACCAGTGATTTATTCGGCGCAGATAAGCAAGAGCCTGTATTAAGCTTGCCGTCAATTAGTGCGGTCGACGAAGAAGAACCGGTGGAAGAAGAAAAAGCACCACGTTTTAGCAAAGAGGCCGCCGAACGTAAGCGTCAGTCGAAAGCCGTAAAGCAGGACGATAAAAGTGACGAGCCAGAAGTGGCAGAAAGCGATGTTGACCCCGAGGTGTTACCACCGTTGCCGTCAATTGAGTTGCTGGACCGTCCTAATAAAAAAGAAAACCCTATTACGCAGGACGAACTTGACCAAGTATCACGAACGGTTGAAACCGTTTTAAAAGACTTTGGTGTCGATGTTCGCGTAGCGCATGTTCAGCCGGGACCGGTCATTACTCGTTTTGAGCTCGACTTAGCACCAGGCGTTAAAGTATCAAAAATTTCTAACCTGGCTAAAGACATTGCTCGTACCTTGTCGGCTGTTGCTGTGCGCGTGGTTGAGGTTATCCCCGGGAAGTCATACGTGGGGCTGGAGTTACCGAATAAGCACCGTGAAATTGTGCAGCTGAGCGAAGTTATCAATAGTGACCAATTTGGTAATAGTCAGTCGCCGCTGACAATGATTCTCGGTAAAGACATTGCCGGCAAGTCCGTGGTTGTCGACTTGGCTAAAATGCCGCACTTATTGGTTGCGGGTACGACCGGTTCGGGTAAATCGGTGGGTGTGAACGTCATGATTCTAAGCTTGCTTTACAAGAGCACACCGGAAGACGTTCGTCTGATTATGATAGACCCCAAGATGCTGGAACTGTCAGTTTATGAAGGCATTCCACACTTATTGACGGAAGTGGTTACTGATATGAAAGATGCGGCCAATGCGCTGCGTTGGTGTGTCGGAGAAATGGAACGCCGCTATAAGCTGATGTCAGCCCTAGGGGTACGTAACCTAAAAGGCTATAACGCGAAGGTAAAAGCGGCAGAGGAAGCAGGGGAGCCGCTGCGTGACCCTATTTGGAAACCGGGCGATTCGATGGATGAGCTCCCCCCGGTGTTAGAGAAATTACCTAACATTGTTGTGGTTATCGATGAATTTGCCGACATGATGATGATTGTCGGTAAAAAAGTCGAAGAGCTTATTGCCCGTATAGCACAAAAAGCACGTGCAGCAGGCATTCATCTTATTTTGGCAACGCAGCGTCCGTCGGTTGACGTTATTACCGGTTTAATTAAAGCGAATATTCCAACGCGTATTGCGTTTCAGGTGTCATCAAAAGTCGACTCTCGTACTATTCTGGATCAGCCCGGCGCTGACCAATTGTTAGGGCAGGGTGATATGCTTTACTTACCACCAGGCAGTGGTTCACCAATACGAGTGCACGGCGCTTTTGTTGATGACCATGAAGTGCATGCCGTGGTGAAAGACTGGAAGAAGCGCGGTCGTCCTAACTACCTGGAAGAAATCCTCTCAGGTGATCAAGGCGAAGAGGCGTTATTGCCGGGCGAGCAACAGGAAATGGACGACGCCGAGTCAGACCCGCTTTATGACGAAGCTGTTGCTTTCGTTACAGAGACGCAACGAGTGTCGGTGTCGAGTGTTCAGCGAAAATTCCGTATTGGTTATAACCGCGCTGCACGCATTGTAGAACAAATGGAAATGAGCGGTGTCGTAAGTAGTGCAGGTAATAACGGCCAGCGCGATGTTCTGGCACCTAAACCACCAAGGGATTAA
- the crcB gene encoding fluoride efflux transporter CrcB, with protein MNNLLLHFFCVAAGGAVGASGRYAIGLAMQSIGLRAFPFATLTVNILGSFLLGLLLAYGQQQSVSETTRLFLGVGVLGAFTTFSTFSVEVVTLASQGEMLKAALHIGLNVIICIAAVVAAMMLYSTTVK; from the coding sequence ATGAATAACTTATTGCTGCATTTTTTCTGCGTAGCCGCTGGTGGTGCTGTTGGTGCCTCGGGACGTTACGCTATTGGCCTTGCAATGCAATCAATTGGGCTGCGGGCATTCCCTTTTGCGACGCTGACCGTTAACATATTAGGCTCTTTTTTACTGGGGCTGTTATTGGCATATGGACAACAACAATCCGTGTCAGAGACAACCCGCTTATTCCTTGGTGTTGGCGTTTTAGGCGCATTTACAACCTTTTCAACTTTTTCGGTTGAGGTTGTAACGCTGGCCAGCCAGGGCGAAATGCTAAAAGCCGCCTTACACATAGGCTTAAACGTAATTATCTGTATTGCTGCTGTTGTTGCAGCAATGATGTTGTACTCAACAACGGTTAAATAG
- a CDS encoding DsrE family protein, whose product MKKIAIVQSSNNPDTATEALDVALALASFDTPVQLILIDDAADVLLSSPSKRYAMLDLLDAEPIAICASQEFDVDALPVNIEAIGITEEELKQYLNQFDEVLQFS is encoded by the coding sequence ATGAAAAAAATAGCCATAGTACAAAGCAGTAATAATCCAGATACAGCTACCGAAGCGCTAGATGTGGCCCTCGCACTGGCAAGCTTTGATACTCCAGTGCAGCTTATTCTTATTGATGATGCTGCCGACGTGTTACTAAGCTCACCATCAAAACGCTACGCCATGTTGGACTTATTAGACGCTGAGCCTATTGCGATATGTGCAAGCCAAGAGTTTGATGTTGACGCCCTACCAGTCAATATTGAGGCTATCGGGATTACCGAGGAAGAGTTAAAACAATACCTGAATCAGTTCGACGAGGTACTGCAGTTCTCATGA
- the ald gene encoding alanine dehydrogenase, with protein sequence MLIGVPKEIKNHEYRIGLTPAAVREYVENGHDVIIENNGGAAIGFTNEQYTEAGASIVDTPEEIFERADMIVKVKEPQPNECKMLREGQILYTFLHLAPDPTQTELLGKAGCTAIAYETVTDNRNGLPLLAPMSEVAGRMSIQAGAHYLEKAHGGSGTLLGGVPGVAPGKVLIIGGGVVGTNAAKMAIGLGAEVTILDRSLPRLRELDDIFAGRVQTVYSTVDAIDKYSREADLVVGAVLIPGAAAPKLLTRENIKNMKPGSVLVDVAIDQGGCFETSKATTHQDPVYVIDDVVHYCVANMPGGVARTSTIALNNATLPYGIALANKGVKAMLENDHLLKGLNMHKGKITYKAIHDDLGEQLGLDYQDPREALQG encoded by the coding sequence ATGCTAATTGGTGTACCAAAAGAGATTAAAAACCACGAATATCGCATCGGCTTAACCCCAGCTGCGGTTCGCGAATACGTTGAGAACGGTCACGACGTTATTATTGAAAATAATGGTGGCGCTGCAATCGGTTTTACTAACGAACAATATACTGAGGCAGGCGCAAGCATTGTCGATACGCCTGAAGAAATTTTTGAACGCGCTGACATGATTGTTAAGGTAAAAGAACCTCAGCCAAATGAGTGCAAAATGCTGCGCGAAGGCCAAATTCTTTATACCTTCTTGCACTTAGCCCCTGATCCAACTCAAACCGAGTTATTAGGTAAGGCTGGCTGTACGGCTATTGCTTATGAAACAGTTACTGACAACCGCAATGGTTTACCGCTGTTAGCACCAATGAGCGAAGTTGCTGGCCGTATGTCTATTCAGGCGGGTGCACACTACTTAGAAAAAGCACACGGCGGCAGCGGTACTTTGTTAGGCGGCGTACCAGGCGTTGCTCCGGGTAAAGTATTAATTATTGGCGGTGGTGTTGTCGGTACTAACGCAGCCAAAATGGCGATTGGTCTTGGCGCAGAAGTCACTATTTTGGACCGTTCACTGCCTCGTCTGCGTGAACTGGACGATATTTTCGCCGGTCGCGTACAAACCGTTTATTCAACCGTTGATGCTATCGACAAATATTCACGTGAAGCAGATTTAGTCGTTGGCGCGGTACTGATTCCAGGCGCGGCGGCTCCTAAGCTACTCACTCGTGAGAACATCAAAAACATGAAGCCAGGCTCTGTATTGGTTGATGTGGCTATCGATCAGGGCGGTTGTTTTGAAACGTCAAAAGCGACGACTCACCAAGACCCAGTTTATGTCATTGATGATGTGGTTCACTACTGTGTTGCAAACATGCCGGGCGGCGTGGCTCGTACCTCAACTATCGCGCTGAATAATGCGACCTTGCCTTATGGTATTGCGTTAGCCAACAAGGGCGTGAAAGCAATGCTGGAGAACGATCACTTGCTGAAGGGCCTGAACATGCACAAAGGTAAAATCACCTACAAAGCGATTCACGATGACTTAGGTGAACAGCTAGGCCTTGACTATCAAGATCCGCGTGAAGCGTTACAGGGTTAA
- the lrp gene encoding leucine-responsive transcriptional regulator Lrp yields the protein MFNAEIPTEITVDKIDRKILRLLQEDGRMSNVELAKRVGLSQTACLERVRKLEREQVIESYHAKINPAKLGANLMVFVEITLTRTSADAFAEFSEAARKTDEILECHLVAGDFDFLIKARVPDMRAYRKLLGETLLMMPGVDESRTYVVMEEVKQENKVLVKG from the coding sequence ATGTTTAATGCTGAAATCCCCACAGAAATCACTGTTGATAAAATAGACAGGAAGATCCTGCGCTTGCTGCAAGAGGACGGGCGCATGTCTAATGTGGAATTGGCGAAGCGGGTCGGGCTCAGTCAAACCGCGTGTTTGGAACGAGTTCGCAAGCTGGAGCGTGAGCAGGTCATTGAAAGCTATCATGCCAAAATAAACCCTGCTAAATTAGGGGCTAACCTGATGGTGTTCGTGGAAATCACACTCACTCGAACGTCGGCCGATGCCTTTGCCGAGTTTAGTGAAGCGGCACGTAAAACCGATGAAATATTGGAATGTCATTTGGTGGCCGGAGACTTCGACTTCCTGATTAAAGCTCGTGTGCCCGATATGCGGGCCTACAGAAAGCTACTCGGTGAAACGTTGCTAATGATGCCGGGGGTTGATGAATCCCGCACTTATGTGGTGATGGAAGAGGTCAAACAAGAAAATAAAGTATTAGTAAAGGGGTAA
- the trxB gene encoding thioredoxin-disulfide reductase yields MADAKHCKLLILGSGPAGYTAAVYAARANLDPVMVTGMQQGGQLTTTTDVENWPGDAEGLTGPDLMVRMQQHAERFNTEIVFDHINSVDFSKRPFQLKGDVGEYTADSVIISTGASAKYLGLDSEEAFMGKGVSACATCDGFFYKKQKVCVVGGGNTAVEEALYLSNIASEVHVIHRRDTFRAEKILVDRLHEKEKNGNIIFHLNKTLDEVLGDDAGVTGVRIKDTQTGGTEELGVAGCFIAIGHQPNTGIFDGQLEMQNGYISVQSGLEGNATATSVPGVFAAGDVMDHVYRQAITSAGTGCMAALDAERYLDALTKS; encoded by the coding sequence ATGGCAGACGCCAAGCATTGCAAGTTATTAATTTTAGGTTCGGGTCCTGCGGGCTATACCGCAGCAGTCTACGCAGCTCGCGCTAATTTAGACCCGGTCATGGTGACCGGTATGCAACAAGGTGGTCAGTTAACCACCACCACCGACGTTGAAAACTGGCCTGGCGACGCCGAAGGTTTAACCGGCCCTGACCTGATGGTTCGCATGCAGCAGCACGCAGAGCGCTTCAACACTGAAATTGTGTTTGACCATATCAACAGCGTCGATTTCTCCAAGCGCCCTTTCCAACTGAAAGGTGATGTGGGTGAATATACAGCGGACTCAGTGATTATCAGTACTGGCGCATCAGCGAAATATTTAGGTTTAGACTCTGAAGAAGCGTTTATGGGCAAAGGCGTGTCAGCCTGTGCAACGTGTGACGGCTTCTTTTATAAAAAACAGAAGGTCTGTGTTGTTGGTGGTGGTAATACGGCGGTAGAGGAAGCCCTTTACTTGTCCAACATTGCCAGCGAAGTTCACGTTATTCACCGTCGCGATACGTTCCGTGCTGAGAAAATTTTGGTTGATCGCCTGCACGAAAAAGAGAAAAACGGCAATATCATCTTCCACTTGAACAAAACCTTAGACGAAGTTTTAGGTGACGATGCAGGTGTTACTGGTGTCCGCATTAAGGACACACAAACCGGCGGCACTGAAGAGCTGGGCGTCGCAGGCTGTTTTATTGCCATTGGCCACCAGCCAAATACCGGCATTTTTGACGGTCAGCTGGAAATGCAGAATGGTTACATCAGTGTTCAAAGTGGTTTAGAGGGTAACGCAACGGCGACCAGCGTGCCAGGCGTATTCGCAGCCGGTGACGTTATGGACCATGTCTACCGTCAGGCTATTACGTCTGCCGGCACTGGTTGTATGGCAGCGCTCGATGCTGAACGCTATCTGGATGCGTTAACGAAGTCCTGA
- the lolA gene encoding outer membrane lipoprotein chaperone LolA, which yields MKAVWFAAVMAVSMNVFASDNNSDKQELQQLLEQTQSLSAEFEQQVKDEQGNVLQSLSGTMTLKRPANLYWHTMRPDETVMVANGEKVWYYNPFVDQVTIYAQQDMVDNSPLLLVLDSNTNQWQNYSVTYTDERYLVKHNNDNSQLELAFDGNKLKEITMIQAHGERTELILNDVALNTQIDDQQFTFKVPAGVDVDDQS from the coding sequence ATGAAAGCAGTATGGTTCGCCGCCGTTATGGCGGTATCAATGAATGTATTTGCCAGCGACAATAACTCGGATAAACAAGAGCTGCAGCAGCTATTAGAGCAAACTCAAAGTTTATCGGCAGAGTTCGAACAGCAAGTGAAAGACGAGCAGGGCAATGTACTGCAAAGTTTAAGTGGTACTATGACGTTAAAGCGCCCGGCGAACTTGTATTGGCACACAATGCGCCCCGATGAAACGGTGATGGTCGCAAACGGAGAGAAGGTTTGGTATTACAACCCGTTCGTTGATCAGGTCACTATTTATGCGCAACAGGACATGGTTGATAACAGTCCGTTGCTGTTAGTATTGGACAGTAACACCAACCAATGGCAGAACTACTCGGTAACTTATACTGATGAGCGCTATCTTGTTAAACATAACAACGATAACAGCCAGTTAGAGTTGGCTTTCGATGGCAATAAGCTTAAAGAAATAACAATGATACAGGCGCATGGCGAGCGTACTGAACTGATATTGAACGACGTGGCATTAAATACTCAAATTGACGACCAGCAATTCACATTCAAAGTGCCAGCTGGTGTCGATGTGGACGATCAAAGCTAA
- a CDS encoding TusE/DsrC/DsvC family sulfur relay protein yields MIEFNGKTYETDKHEYLANIDDWNEELALHIAELESIDMTPAHWEVVNFVQDFYREFDTSPAMRVLVKAMKKQLGEEKGNSRYLYKLFPKGPAKQATRIAGLPKPAKCI; encoded by the coding sequence ATGATTGAATTTAACGGTAAAACATACGAAACCGACAAGCACGAGTATTTAGCCAATATTGATGACTGGAATGAAGAGCTGGCTCTGCATATTGCGGAGCTTGAAAGCATTGATATGACACCGGCACACTGGGAAGTTGTCAATTTTGTACAAGACTTTTACCGAGAATTCGATACCAGTCCGGCTATGCGTGTTCTGGTAAAAGCCATGAAGAAGCAACTGGGAGAAGAGAAAGGCAACAGTCGCTATTTGTATAAACTATTCCCCAAAGGCCCAGCTAAGCAGGCCACACGCATTGCGGGCCTGCCGAAACCAGCTAAATGTATTTAG